Proteins from one Chitinophaga oryzae genomic window:
- a CDS encoding transglutaminase domain-containing protein, producing the protein MFGRSLFPLLLLPCLSIAQATLPVKDFTTTDSVARTVSCHGDLRRLTHELTDRYQDPLSKTRALFVWVAHNIAYDYKGYNRTGIR; encoded by the coding sequence ATGTTCGGTCGATCGCTGTTTCCCTTGCTGCTGTTACCCTGCCTCTCCATTGCGCAGGCCACCTTACCCGTAAAAGACTTTACCACTACCGACAGTGTGGCCCGGACCGTCTCCTGCCATGGAGACCTTCGCCGGCTTACCCATGAACTGACGGACCGGTATCAGGACCCTCTGTCAAAAACAAGGGCCCTTTTTGTATGGGTGGCACACAACATTGCCTATGATTATAAGGGGTACAACCGGACTGGCATAAGATAG